A single genomic interval of Devosia oryziradicis harbors:
- a CDS encoding GNAT family N-acetyltransferase encodes MTTILIVPPFSTLCNAAFALRREVFVWEQKVPEEEEHDADDLTATHFVAVMAGEVVGTLRLIDKPEHVKIGRVAVRMAFRGRGIARQLITTAMAHARASGRDRFYLTAQSDKLGFYERLGFSAFGPEFLDGGMPHRAMRDYDLPGNQLAHS; translated from the coding sequence ATGACCACCATCCTCATCGTTCCGCCCTTCTCCACACTCTGCAATGCCGCCTTCGCCTTGCGGCGGGAGGTCTTCGTCTGGGAACAGAAGGTTCCCGAGGAGGAGGAACATGATGCCGATGATCTGACCGCAACCCACTTCGTTGCGGTTATGGCTGGCGAAGTGGTCGGCACGCTACGGCTCATCGACAAGCCCGAACACGTCAAGATCGGGCGCGTGGCGGTGCGCATGGCTTTCCGCGGCCGGGGTATCGCGAGGCAGCTGATAACGACCGCGATGGCTCACGCCCGCGCCAGCGGCCGCGATCGCTTCTACCTCACCGCACAATCGGACAAGCTTGGCTTCTACGAGCGACTTGGATTTTCCGCCTTTGGCCCGGAATTTCTCGACGGCGGCATGCCGCATCGCGCCATGCGCGACTATGATCTGCCCGGTAACCAATTAGCCCACTCTTAA
- a CDS encoding cupin domain-containing protein yields MHIHSVNLADKLETFDEIWSPKIVSRYNDSDIMVVRVLGEFNWHSHPDSDDFFLVLKGRLTMRLRDREVHIGPGELFVVPAGVEHCPVADEETHLLLIEPKGTPNTGDVLTAARKVEI; encoded by the coding sequence ATGCACATTCATTCCGTCAATCTCGCAGATAAGCTCGAAACCTTTGACGAGATTTGGTCTCCAAAGATCGTCTCGCGCTACAATGACAGCGACATCATGGTCGTGAGGGTACTGGGCGAGTTCAACTGGCACTCTCATCCTGACAGCGATGACTTCTTCCTCGTTTTGAAAGGTCGGCTCACCATGCGTCTCCGCGACCGGGAGGTGCATATTGGCCCCGGCGAGCTTTTTGTTGTCCCGGCTGGCGTCGAGCACTGTCCCGTTGCTGACGAGGAAACTCATCTCCTCCTTATCGAACCGAAGGGTACGCCGAATACCGGGGACGTGCTCACCGCAGCCCGAAAAGTGGAAATCTAG
- a CDS encoding GNAT family N-acetyltransferase encodes MNVPTLETARLILNAHTAEDVLRNFAIWSNPQVVKHISGTPSTLQQCWWRVLRYAGHWSLNNYGYWAVREKASGEYIGDVGFQDNLRAIGPVFDVYPEAGWVFDPRFHGLGYATEAMTAVLGWSESVMKSRLTACLIAPQNQASLKLSKKLGYRVIGEAPVQDVPTLILLRG; translated from the coding sequence ATGAACGTCCCAACTCTAGAGACCGCCAGGTTGATCCTGAACGCCCACACCGCGGAGGACGTTCTTCGCAATTTTGCGATCTGGAGCAATCCTCAGGTGGTCAAGCATATCTCCGGAACGCCTTCGACGCTGCAGCAATGCTGGTGGCGCGTGCTCCGGTACGCAGGGCATTGGTCACTGAATAACTATGGCTATTGGGCCGTGCGCGAAAAGGCGTCGGGCGAATATATCGGGGACGTTGGTTTCCAGGATAACTTGAGAGCAATAGGCCCGGTGTTTGATGTCTACCCAGAGGCCGGATGGGTCTTTGATCCCCGCTTTCATGGCTTAGGCTATGCTACCGAAGCCATGACGGCAGTCCTTGGGTGGAGCGAGAGCGTCATGAAGTCCCGGTTGACCGCCTGTTTGATCGCGCCGCAAAACCAGGCTTCTTTGAAGTTGTCGAAAAAACTGGGCTATCGAGTCATCGGTGAAGCGCCGGTTCAAGATGTGCCGACGCTGATCCTGCTGCGGGGATGA
- a CDS encoding LIC_13387 family protein: MSKTLMTSGGLLFLLLGLLHAGLTVVDMFTPRLLTPENDRLRSLMETTPLRLHPDLRLWDAWMGFNLSHSLGLVVFGAGVVAVAIRVDPSAGGASVYPLAAAAVGLVYVLMCLRFWFWVPAVATSAATALLGLAFITAVQR; this comes from the coding sequence TTGAGCAAGACGCTGATGACGAGCGGTGGCCTGCTGTTCCTGCTGCTCGGGCTGCTCCACGCCGGTCTTACCGTCGTGGATATGTTCACGCCGCGCTTGCTCACGCCGGAAAATGATCGGCTGCGCTCCTTGATGGAAACAACGCCACTTCGGCTTCATCCGGATTTGCGTCTTTGGGACGCCTGGATGGGGTTCAACCTCAGCCACAGCCTGGGGCTCGTGGTTTTTGGCGCTGGGGTTGTCGCTGTGGCGATCCGCGTCGACCCTTCAGCCGGAGGGGCGTCGGTCTATCCGTTGGCAGCGGCCGCGGTCGGCCTGGTCTATGTCTTGATGTGCCTGCGCTTCTGGTTCTGGGTTCCGGCTGTCGCCACTTCGGCCGCTACGGCGCTGCTTGGCCTGGCCTTCATAACCGCCGTTCAACGCTGA
- a CDS encoding alpha/beta hydrolase: MPTSVADLHFRTFYSAATRSDVEYAVLAPTAFSGHRSLPLVMHLHGAMSSAKSLEMARGAYEDAWAAGDLPLSIVVCASTPTLSGFYIDHPGGPSWETLVAEELPAYLATKYPLSGLRAATGFSMGGYGALKITLRRPDAFCAVSALCPTIFSEERAADVPERNRRSVLNDLNEAMANAGYEVNSVPCLLRAGAEALKKTKTQLFIDCGENDEFMLHDGAVSLHRLMRELGVSHSFRSVPEAAHATHIDHRQRAAVSFIAEALRERERSASPA; encoded by the coding sequence ATGCCGACTTCCGTCGCCGATTTGCATTTCCGCACCTTTTACTCCGCAGCCACCCGATCCGACGTCGAGTACGCCGTTCTTGCGCCGACTGCATTTTCGGGGCATCGATCCTTACCATTGGTCATGCATCTGCACGGCGCCATGTCATCCGCCAAGTCATTGGAGATGGCACGTGGCGCATATGAGGACGCTTGGGCCGCGGGCGATCTGCCTTTGTCGATTGTTGTCTGCGCGTCGACACCCACGTTGAGCGGCTTCTATATCGACCATCCCGGAGGGCCGAGCTGGGAAACCCTGGTGGCAGAGGAACTACCTGCCTACCTTGCAACAAAGTATCCGCTATCCGGACTTAGGGCGGCCACGGGCTTCTCTATGGGGGGCTACGGGGCCCTGAAAATAACACTAAGGAGACCTGACGCCTTCTGCGCCGTCTCGGCTCTCTGCCCGACGATCTTTTCCGAGGAAAGGGCGGCCGATGTGCCCGAGCGGAACCGACGTTCGGTGCTGAACGACCTCAACGAGGCAATGGCCAATGCCGGCTATGAGGTGAACAGCGTTCCCTGCCTGTTGCGAGCCGGGGCCGAGGCACTGAAGAAGACGAAGACCCAGCTCTTCATCGACTGCGGCGAAAACGATGAGTTCATGTTGCACGACGGCGCTGTCTCTCTGCACAGGCTTATGCGCGAACTGGGCGTCAGCCACAGCTTCCGTTCAGTTCCCGAAGCCGCACATGCAACGCATATCGACCATCGGCAGCGCGCTGCCGTTAGCTTCATCGCCGAGGCGCTAAGAGAACGGGAACGGTCGGCTTCGCCAGCTTAG
- a CDS encoding PRC-barrel domain-containing protein has translation MIRTLLATTALAALLATGAIAQDAAPAADPAAPATTEAPADPAAAPATDAAATATPVESGAMEETDVNEPWDMSAGYVAADTDNLGSRLIGQPVYSSAGDDAEEIGNIDDLVFDESGQIKAVVIGVGGFLGIGEKAVAVDFQSLEFTLAADNTERWVLPTTADALTAAPDFVWEEDEPVDGDDAAAPADAMAPADPAAPAAPADPAAAPAEPAAPATN, from the coding sequence ATGATCCGCACCCTTCTGGCCACCACGGCCCTCGCTGCGCTGCTCGCTACCGGCGCCATTGCCCAGGACGCTGCACCGGCTGCCGATCCGGCCGCTCCCGCGACCACCGAGGCCCCGGCTGATCCTGCAGCCGCTCCGGCAACCGATGCGGCTGCCACCGCCACTCCGGTTGAATCGGGCGCGATGGAAGAAACCGACGTCAACGAACCCTGGGACATGTCGGCCGGCTATGTCGCTGCTGACACTGACAACCTCGGCAGCCGCCTGATTGGTCAGCCGGTCTATTCCAGCGCCGGCGATGATGCCGAGGAAATCGGCAATATTGATGATCTCGTCTTCGACGAGAGCGGCCAGATCAAGGCCGTGGTGATCGGCGTTGGCGGCTTCCTGGGCATCGGCGAAAAGGCCGTTGCCGTGGACTTCCAGTCGCTCGAATTCACCCTGGCTGCCGACAACACCGAACGTTGGGTGCTGCCGACCACTGCTGACGCGCTGACCGCTGCCCCCGACTTCGTGTGGGAAGAAGACGAACCGGTCGACGGCGATGACGCGGCGGCTCCGGCTGACGCAATGGCCCCGGCCGATCCGGCAGCGCCAGCCGCTCCGGCTGATCCGGCCGCAGCCCCTGCCGAACCGGCCGCTCCGGCAACCAACTAA
- the fliJ gene encoding flagellar export protein FliJ, which translates to MKSRSESLIRLKKFQVDEKRRQVAQIEMMIADFERMAAELDQQIEIEHTKTGISDVAHFAYSTFAKAALTRRDNLLNSANDMKGKLEAAQDALAEALEDLKKVELLDQREHQREAAEQLKIEQDQFDEIGRLRFSRQ; encoded by the coding sequence TTGAAATCGCGCAGCGAGAGCCTCATCCGGCTCAAGAAATTCCAGGTGGACGAGAAGCGCCGTCAGGTTGCGCAGATCGAGATGATGATTGCCGATTTCGAGCGCATGGCGGCCGAACTCGACCAGCAGATCGAAATCGAGCACACCAAGACCGGCATTTCCGATGTCGCCCATTTCGCCTATTCGACCTTTGCCAAGGCCGCGCTGACTCGGCGCGACAACCTGCTCAATTCGGCCAACGACATGAAGGGCAAGCTCGAAGCGGCCCAGGATGCCCTGGCGGAAGCACTCGAGGACCTAAAGAAGGTCGAATTGCTCGACCAGCGCGAGCACCAGCGCGAAGCAGCCGAGCAACTCAAGATCGAGCAGGACCAGTTCGACGAAATCGGCCGCCTGCGCTTCTCGCGTCAGTAG
- a CDS encoding TetR/AcrR family transcriptional regulator, translating into MDKKQPNPVGRPRSEEARDAVLNAVDDLLVEIGYAAMTMKNIAERAGVSRQTVYRWWSTKGQILFEACAIDAKDELTISPSGDLRTDVSNYLEALVVFLTASPAGLAYRALIGEAQHSAEIADLLKTADLLGDSARAVVAGHKVGSSRDQAADLAITRLVAPVFYWILSGRDPAALSTKRLAREFLAALS; encoded by the coding sequence ATGGACAAGAAGCAGCCAAACCCGGTGGGCCGCCCGCGAAGCGAGGAGGCCCGTGACGCCGTGCTGAACGCGGTCGACGACCTGCTTGTCGAGATCGGCTATGCCGCCATGACGATGAAGAACATCGCCGAAAGGGCGGGAGTATCCCGGCAAACGGTCTACCGCTGGTGGTCCACCAAAGGGCAAATACTCTTCGAGGCCTGTGCGATCGACGCGAAAGACGAATTGACCATATCGCCCAGCGGAGACCTCCGTACCGACGTCTCCAACTACCTCGAGGCTCTTGTCGTCTTCCTCACCGCCTCTCCGGCGGGCCTGGCCTATCGGGCGCTGATCGGAGAGGCGCAGCACAGCGCGGAAATCGCCGATCTGCTCAAGACCGCAGACTTGCTCGGCGATAGCGCCAGGGCTGTCGTGGCGGGACACAAGGTAGGATCATCCCGCGATCAGGCGGCCGATCTGGCCATCACGCGCCTGGTTGCTCCGGTCTTCTATTGGATATTAAGCGGAAGGGATCCAGCAGCGCTGTCCACCAAACGGCTGGCCAGAGAGTTCCTGGCGGCGTTGAGCTAG
- a CDS encoding zinc-binding metallopeptidase family protein, with protein sequence MKLFVCDHCGNTIYFENALCERCGHQLGYLPEHNALVSLVEDGGQWSTPAFLGNAYVFCENARHGACNWLIRAEPGGDIYCAACRHNETIPDITDPRNLMRWQVIERAKKRLIYSLLRLELPLETRNENPVHGLSFRFLADLPVAPGPVLTGHENGIITIALAEADDAEREARRTSMGEPYRTLLGHFRHEIGHHYWDLLVDRQPAQDRFRALFGDERADYNAALQSHYANGAPPGWPQTHISAYATAHPWEDFAETFAHYLHITDTVEMAAAFGVRARPRTEDVNLAVRVDFDPYVEGDVHTIIDNWVPLASMLNNLNRAMGHPDAYPFILTPQVIEKLGFVHALVHRRPG encoded by the coding sequence ATGAAACTCTTTGTCTGCGACCATTGCGGCAACACCATCTATTTCGAGAATGCGCTTTGCGAGCGCTGCGGCCACCAGCTCGGGTACCTGCCCGAGCACAATGCGCTGGTGTCGCTGGTCGAGGACGGAGGCCAGTGGTCGACGCCCGCTTTTCTTGGGAACGCCTATGTGTTCTGCGAAAACGCCCGCCATGGCGCGTGCAACTGGCTGATCCGCGCCGAACCGGGTGGCGACATCTACTGCGCTGCCTGCCGTCACAATGAAACCATCCCCGATATCACCGACCCGCGCAACCTGATGCGCTGGCAAGTGATCGAGCGCGCCAAGAAGCGGCTGATCTATTCGCTGCTGCGGCTGGAGCTGCCGCTCGAGACGCGGAACGAGAACCCGGTCCACGGGCTGTCCTTCCGCTTCTTGGCCGATCTCCCGGTCGCCCCCGGCCCCGTGCTGACTGGCCATGAAAATGGCATCATAACCATTGCCCTGGCCGAAGCCGACGACGCCGAACGCGAGGCACGGCGAACCAGCATGGGCGAGCCATACCGCACACTGCTGGGCCATTTTCGCCACGAAATCGGCCACCACTACTGGGATCTGCTGGTCGATCGGCAGCCCGCCCAGGATCGCTTCCGCGCCTTGTTTGGCGACGAGCGCGCTGACTACAACGCGGCCCTCCAGTCCCATTACGCCAATGGCGCCCCGCCAGGCTGGCCGCAGACCCATATCAGCGCCTATGCCACCGCCCATCCATGGGAGGATTTCGCCGAGACCTTCGCGCACTACCTCCACATCACCGACACGGTGGAGATGGCCGCCGCCTTCGGCGTTCGCGCCCGCCCGCGAACGGAGGACGTCAACCTGGCCGTCCGCGTCGATTTCGATCCTTATGTCGAGGGCGATGTACACACCATCATAGACAATTGGGTGCCGCTGGCCTCCATGCTCAACAACCTCAATCGCGCCATGGGCCACCCCGACGCCTATCCGTTCATCCTGACCCCCCAGGTGATCGAAAAGCTGGGCTTCGTGCATGCGCTGGTACACCGACGTCCAGGCTAG
- a CDS encoding GNAT family N-acetyltransferase has protein sequence MPTIIRDARAADIPAIFDVRTSVRENHISVEQMATMGITPETIGQALRDEPCIWVAEQDGQIVGFSMGDAADGCLFALFVRPEWEGNGIGRLLMDRAEAFLFLHHQTIWLQTDATTRAAGFYERLGWQRRYVMEGGDTRFEKPRGAGSAAQGAA, from the coding sequence ATGCCTACCATCATTCGGGATGCCCGTGCGGCGGACATTCCCGCGATATTCGACGTTCGCACGAGCGTCCGGGAGAACCACATCTCGGTCGAGCAGATGGCCACCATGGGCATCACCCCGGAAACGATCGGGCAAGCCTTGCGGGACGAGCCATGTATCTGGGTTGCCGAGCAGGACGGCCAGATTGTCGGCTTTTCCATGGGTGATGCGGCGGATGGATGCCTGTTCGCGCTGTTCGTCCGCCCCGAATGGGAGGGGAACGGCATAGGGCGCCTGCTGATGGATCGGGCGGAAGCCTTCCTGTTTTTGCACCACCAGACCATCTGGCTTCAGACCGATGCCACCACACGTGCCGCCGGCTTTTATGAACGGCTTGGCTGGCAACGGCGCTACGTGATGGAGGGCGGCGACACGCGGTTCGAGAAACCGCGCGGTGCCGGGTCGGCGGCTCAGGGGGCCGCGTAA
- a CDS encoding TetR/AcrR family transcriptional regulator, with protein sequence MKKVDQTRATILDESLSQGAIRGFQAVSLADLARSTGLSKSAVFKHFGSKEGLELATIQTLCDRFYAQVWLPASREASGERRLKAIFSGWLDWVEAGCGIIQAQIEFDDQPGEVQKHLRAQQKLWARQLSLEFKAAGSPDAKLNAFELRGIVLAFNQAHRLMRERSARSMANAAYTNLMQRVRLTAIDTGRADT encoded by the coding sequence TTGAAGAAGGTCGATCAAACCCGGGCCACCATTCTTGACGAGTCGCTGAGCCAAGGCGCCATCCGCGGTTTCCAAGCGGTGAGCCTTGCCGATCTCGCACGCTCAACAGGGCTCTCCAAGAGTGCGGTGTTCAAGCATTTCGGATCGAAGGAAGGGTTGGAACTGGCGACCATTCAAACCCTCTGCGACCGCTTTTATGCGCAGGTTTGGCTGCCCGCATCGCGTGAGGCGAGCGGAGAGCGTCGGTTGAAGGCCATCTTTTCCGGCTGGCTGGATTGGGTGGAAGCGGGATGCGGTATCATTCAGGCGCAGATCGAGTTCGACGATCAGCCCGGCGAAGTCCAAAAGCATCTGCGGGCCCAACAGAAGCTGTGGGCCCGGCAGTTGAGCCTGGAGTTCAAGGCCGCAGGCTCGCCGGACGCCAAGCTGAATGCCTTTGAGCTGCGCGGCATAGTCCTGGCTTTCAATCAGGCGCATCGGCTCATGCGTGAGCGTTCCGCACGCTCCATGGCCAACGCAGCCTACACCAACCTCATGCAAAGGGTGCGGCTGACGGCGATCGACACGGGGAGAGCTGACACATGA
- a CDS encoding SDR family oxidoreductase produces the protein MRVFITGASGWIGSGVVRELRANGHKPVGLARSDKAAASIAENGGEVMRGDLDDLASLQKGAREADAVLHLANKHDWGNPTESDRAERAAVQAMAEALANTGKPFMVTNAMSGLVEGRPVLETDASPAHGPRSDRGGSENLALEYLHRGVRTNIIRFPPTVHGEGDWGFITFLVHAARRTGVSAYVGDGSSVWSAVHRSDAARLIRLGLERAAPGIRLHAVAEQAIPTRAIADALGQSLGLPVASVPLEKADAHFGIVGSFFSTSLTGSSELTRRMVDWVPTGPSLLEDILSGSYAAP, from the coding sequence GTGAGAGTTTTCATAACGGGGGCGTCCGGCTGGATCGGGTCCGGCGTGGTAAGGGAACTGCGGGCCAACGGCCACAAGCCTGTCGGGCTTGCGCGTTCCGACAAGGCTGCGGCCTCGATCGCGGAAAACGGCGGCGAGGTCATGCGCGGCGATCTGGATGATCTTGCTTCGCTTCAGAAGGGCGCCCGCGAAGCCGATGCCGTGCTGCATCTGGCAAACAAGCATGACTGGGGCAATCCGACCGAATCGGATCGGGCCGAGCGGGCTGCCGTGCAGGCAATGGCTGAAGCATTGGCCAATACCGGCAAACCTTTCATGGTGACCAATGCCATGTCAGGCCTGGTCGAAGGACGGCCGGTGCTTGAAACGGATGCCTCGCCGGCCCACGGCCCCCGATCGGATCGCGGCGGGTCAGAGAACCTGGCGCTGGAATACCTCCATCGAGGGGTGCGCACGAACATCATTCGCTTTCCTCCCACGGTGCACGGCGAAGGTGATTGGGGCTTCATCACTTTTCTGGTGCATGCCGCCCGGCGGACTGGCGTCTCGGCCTATGTCGGCGATGGCTCGTCAGTCTGGTCTGCAGTTCATCGATCCGATGCCGCCAGATTGATCCGGCTCGGTCTTGAACGAGCAGCCCCTGGCATCCGCCTGCATGCCGTTGCCGAACAGGCTATACCCACCCGCGCGATTGCCGACGCCTTGGGACAGTCACTGGGATTGCCGGTGGCGTCGGTTCCCCTGGAGAAGGCCGATGCGCACTTCGGCATCGTGGGAAGTTTCTTCTCCACCAGCCTCACCGGATCCAGCGAACTGACGCGCCGGATGGTCGACTGGGTACCCACGGGGCCTTCGCTGCTCGAAGACATCCTGTCAGGCAGTTACGCGGCCCCCTGA
- a CDS encoding PRC-barrel domain-containing protein, with protein MFRSLIAAGATALLLAPAFGQAAAPTSTQLEQSGLTPPTVLSQGYAASGQDVLVTRLLGETVFSSIEDSAEEVGTITDMVVTSGVGISAVVLSVGGFLGVGEKDVAVDFAQLEWAERQDGSRRWVLATTAEALAAAPPFAWADSEALTGEAPLTPQEEEEQLVDGDPNATDIDPALTTDQAERPAITTPVDRTGFSDFDETGLSADDLRGIGVYGINDEQIGTIGDIVTNPDGSFDAIIVDVGGFLGLGAKPVAVGFDNLAFSADTFGNRYLFLNTTREQLETQPAYDPATYANERNSQRMVITP; from the coding sequence ATGTTCCGCTCGCTCATCGCCGCCGGCGCCACCGCGCTGTTGCTTGCACCCGCATTCGGCCAGGCCGCCGCGCCCACCAGCACCCAACTCGAGCAGAGCGGGCTTACTCCTCCGACCGTCCTGTCTCAGGGCTATGCCGCGAGTGGCCAGGATGTGCTGGTCACGCGCCTTCTGGGCGAAACCGTCTTTTCCTCGATCGAGGATTCTGCCGAGGAAGTCGGCACCATCACCGACATGGTGGTCACCTCGGGAGTCGGCATTTCGGCCGTCGTGCTTAGCGTCGGGGGCTTCCTGGGCGTGGGCGAAAAGGACGTTGCTGTCGATTTTGCACAGCTCGAATGGGCCGAGCGCCAGGACGGGTCGCGCCGCTGGGTTCTGGCGACCACCGCAGAGGCGCTCGCCGCAGCGCCGCCCTTCGCCTGGGCCGATAGCGAGGCCTTAACCGGAGAGGCGCCGTTGACGCCGCAAGAAGAGGAAGAGCAGCTGGTCGATGGCGATCCCAATGCCACCGATATCGATCCGGCCCTCACCACCGACCAGGCCGAACGCCCGGCCATCACAACGCCCGTCGATCGCACCGGCTTTTCCGACTTTGACGAAACTGGCCTCTCCGCCGACGATCTGCGGGGCATCGGCGTCTATGGCATCAATGATGAACAGATCGGCACGATCGGCGACATCGTCACCAATCCCGACGGCAGCTTCGACGCCATCATAGTCGATGTCGGCGGCTTCCTGGGCTTGGGCGCCAAGCCGGTTGCCGTAGGCTTCGACAACCTGGCCTTTTCGGCGGACACCTTCGGTAATCGCTACCTGTTCCTCAACACCACGCGCGAGCAGCTCGAAACCCAGCCGGCCTATGACCCGGCCACCTATGCGAACGAACGAAACAGCCAGCGCATGGTAATCACGCCCTAG